DNA sequence from the Salvelinus alpinus chromosome 7, SLU_Salpinus.1, whole genome shotgun sequence genome:
AATCAATTTGACCATTTCAAGTTTGTCTAGAATAAAAAGTTATTTCATTATATTTAGGCGAGTAAACTGGCTAATTTTTCCTGCTTTGTGGTATACCTCTCTGGTATTAGTCTCAGATTGGCTGTCTACAACTATCAATTAATGTAGGCCTAACGTTACCTACTAGCTAGCGATAGTAGTGGGTTCTTGTGCAATCTTGATACATTTCAATATCACTATGATTGTggtagctaactagttagctaaaTACCTACCAGTATTTAGATTATGTTCACTGCAACAACAACATATTCCACGGATTAGCCTTGCAATGGCCTATGAGGGTGTGACATATAACAAATGGGCCTGTGGCccgttttttttttatgtagctagttagctacactTAACCACCACAAACGAGGTAGCAAGCTAACTTGTTACCCAAACTGTCAAGCTACATTTTCAAGACATAATGAGCTATAACGTTTGCTAAACTGGGCCGAAGTCATAACAGTCGCCGTTTCGTTTTCCATTCCTGgctagtttagctagctagccgttAGCTAATTTTATTGGGTTGTcataaaaatttaaaaataaacgTACCTCCTGATATCTAACATTGCTGATTTGCTCGGCCATCCTGGATGGAAGTTGAGTGTTTGAAAATGATCACTTGTTTGACAAACTGTGAGCCGTATATAATATTGATACTGTACGCTAACACTCGAAACTAGCACAGCTCCGCCATCTCCTCTTCCTCACAAGTCGGGTGTGTTGTTCCTCCCCTTGCACTGTCATGTGACCCAGTGGAACTGTCAGGATAATCGTAGATAGCTACAATCTCACGACTTGCCGAATCATCAAAGCACTACTAAACTTCAATGAAACGAATATGTAACAAATACAGAATCATTCTCAAAGTTATTTTATTCAAATAACTCTCATTGAAATACATTCAAAGTCAAGTTTGTATAAAATTTAACAATGTAGCTAAGAAACCTGAATTGTCAGTGATGTCACATCACGCTGGCTTATGTTCTATCTAAGATAAATGTATTACATAATCAATGTACTCAATGTAGCCCACTACAAGTAGGTTTACTATTATGTTACATAAAATGTAACTTGAGGTAAACCACAGTACAACACACACAATTGATCATCCACCCTTGGCGGCTGTCATATCCAGGAGAGTACGGCATCATTTCTCTTGGTTATTGCAGGTTTCCAGATGTATTTGTAACTCCCTCATCTTACTTGGGAGGCAGTGGATCCACCAACTTGTTGTGCACATGCATCATCCCTGTAGGAGAAATAACAATAGTTCAAGTGAGTCAGATTTCCACTTTATTCACAATTATGTTTTAATTGAAGAAAATAATGTATCCCTCCCAGGCCAATAAtaaaacaaaacacaatgaatTTGGAAACTGATGAAGCACTAGTTCATAAGCCATACAAGCAGCATAAGAAGAAAATGAACTGTGAGGACCACGTCCTTTAGTAAGTAAGTAGACCCTCACCTCGGAAGTACTTGACCGTTTTAACCCTCAGTTCCAGGGTAGCATCctcgtcacacacaaacacagtctgaGGGTGCTGCTGAAAGGCCGACACCGTCCACATGTGGTTCACCCCTTCCTCTATGGCCTTGTACAGGGCAAACGCTTTGTGTACTCCCGTGATGAGAATCATGACCTGGAGACATTAAGGAGATAATGTGTTATTATCATCCTATAAACTGTTATTAGACGGTTATAGACTGTCATTACATTGCTATAGACTGGTATTACATTGTTACAATAAAGCAGCAGTAAAAGGATTTGGGGGACATCATAACATCaatgtgttattattatttattattattattattattattaagtatAGGAGTTGTAATGGGACCAGTTATCCATGCAAAATAAGTTACAAGAGAAGACAGACCAGAAACATAAGGCAGAGACAGACATCTTGAAATCATCTCTAACCTCTCTGGCATCCATGACAGTGGCCACTCCCACAGTCAGAGCCATGGTGGGTACTTTAGACAGATCTCTGTCAAAGAAGCGTGCGTTGGCCAGGATGGTGTCCTGAGCCAGGGTCTTCACTCTGGTCCTGGACAATAGACTAGAGCCTGGCTCGTTGAAGGCAATGTGGCCATCCGGTCCAATACCTGACAGACAGGGTGGGTTACATTTGTTGGATTTTGGTATTTATTTTTTCTATGTGTTGTTTCCTGACCTGGTTTGTGCTTGTGGTGTTTCTTAGCTTCTTCAACTATGTCTTTGAAAAAGTATGTACCACACAAtacaaaaacatattttattatgcaacaacaataacaatCTGTTAGAACAAGACTATACACTTCTAATTTAAATCTAGCATGGGTGTGTCTGCCTGTTTGATTGAGCAGTTGCTATTGTGTCATTTGACATCATCACTGGTATCCTACCTACCTCCAACAAAGAGGTCAAT
Encoded proteins:
- the LOC139580242 gene encoding glucosamine-6-phosphate isomerase 1-like, which gives rise to MKLIILNDYDQVGEWAAKYIRNKIINFNPGPDRFFILGLPTGGTPLGCYKKLIEFYKKGEISFKYVKTFNMDEYVGIPRNHPESYHSFMWNNLFKHIDIKSENTHILDGNAANLVEECDSFEEKIKAVGGIDLFVGGIGPDGHIAFNEPGSSLLSRTRVKTLAQDTILANARFFDRDLSKVPTMALTVGVATVMDAREVMILITGVHKAFALYKAIEEGVNHMWTVSAFQQHPQTVFVCDEDATLELRVKTVKYFRGMMHVHNKLVDPLPPK